From the genome of Nicotiana sylvestris chromosome 2, ASM39365v2, whole genome shotgun sequence, one region includes:
- the LOC138883961 gene encoding uncharacterized protein — protein sequence MRQAYKKQVVPRVAKMSHFIANFQDNDVPYKCQAQHMWHCKIFVEKNNIDPDRYHAGCEPLYPAWLEDNLKGMAMPGVGRGNRIIDKEVEAQVKYNRLRKRVHNSENEHQEIHERNVRLIEEWKEMAVTSNRKLEYLETSKTVPRWNEAASSSPSSKERAEVIPTLEQCTPSMLDMSKDFTIYATSSTSGRCLDENMEMRPPYGGEMEASEPGKGKKRSLPYQDATRTSALTSEANPDTEDEDEDECHARICMIMPSFSSARSFLIAKRSVEQNGSQISRLNAEILGLRKQSEVATKDLASSHDLLKNAHKEIVALAAAKSEIERNVATYLDDATTTHKIAGDVSIVAEQKLATLEEIEARGIDLSVDLEEACELERELAILFITDEGKDSGNEEFKLLTFDAFDRLKSELLRCEAPLREALDREKSLKLLCAEKESELRINVLIFQLENKAEELGQL from the exons atgaggcaagcatacaagaaacaggttgtaccaagggttgctAAGATGAGTCATTTCATAGCAAACTTTCAAGACaacgacgtcccttacaagtgtcaagctcagcacatgtggcactgcaaaatcttTGTGGAAAAGAACAACATTGatccagacaggtatcatgcgggGTGTGAACCTCTCTACCCAGCATGGCTAGAGGACAATCTAAAAGGAATGGCGATGCCAGGAGTCGGCCGAGGGAATAGAATCATAGACAAAGAagttgaagctcaagtcaaatacaacaggctacgcaagagggtccacaactctgagaatgagcaccaggaaatacatgagaggaatgtgagatTGATCGAAGAATGGAAAGAAATGGCAGTCACTTCTAATaggaagttggaatatctgga GACTTCTAAAACGGTTCCTCGGTGGAATGAAGCTGCATCTTCATCTCCGTCATCTAAGGAGAGAGCCGAAGTGATACCCACTTTGGAACAGTGCACTCCCTCCATGCTTGATATGTCAAAAGATTTTACCATCTATGCCACTTCATCCACATCGGGCCGAT GCCTCGATGAGAATATGGAGATGAGGCCGCCCTATGGTGGTGAAATGGAGGCTTCGGAGCCTGGCAAGGGCAAGAAGAG GTCACTCCCGTATCAAGATGCTACTAGGACCTCTGCTTTAACTTCAGAGGCAAATCCAGACACTGAGGATGAGGATGAGGATGAGTGCCA TGCAAGGATATGTATGATCATGCCCTCTTTCAGCTCCGCGAGGAGCTTTCTTATCGCGAAAAGGAGT GTCGAGCAAAATGGTTCGCAAATTAGTCGACTGAACGCAGAGATCCTCGGGCTGAGGAAGCAAAGTGAGGTAGCGACTAAGGATTTGGCTTCATCCCATGATCTTCTCAAGAATGCTCACAAGGAGATTGTTGCCTTGGCCGCGGCCAAGTCCGAGATTGAAAGAAATGTTGCCACTTATCTAGATGACGCAACAACGACGCATAAAATAGCTGGTGACGTATCGATAGTAGCTGAGCAAAAGCTAGCTACCCTAGAGGAGATCGAAGCCAGGGGCATCGATCTGTCAGTTGATCTCGAGGAAGCCTGTGAATTGGAGAGAGAATTGGCGATTTTGTTTATCACAGACGAGGGCAAAGATAGCGGTAATGAAGA ATTTAAACTTTTGACTTTTGAC GCCTTCGACAGGCTCAAATCCGAGCTGCTTCGCTGTGAGGCCCCATTGCGGGAGGCTTTAGATAGGGAAaaatcccttaagcttctttgtgcAGAAAAGGAAAGCGAACTG CGGATTAatgttttgatatttcagttggagaaCAAGGCGGAGGAGTTGGGCCAGCTCTAG